The following are from one region of the Juglans regia cultivar Chandler chromosome 10, Walnut 2.0, whole genome shotgun sequence genome:
- the LOC118343709 gene encoding B3 domain-containing transcription factor ABI3-like isoform X1 — protein sequence MNGEEVQDKDLNAEFRNIDANSSGFDAMEEEEALLGVDERQIWLANEQYNLLADFHDASILYTDRLPPLPHDFPCMPPSSSSSSIPAPVKAITCSSSSSSTSSSSYAASWVLLKSDAEEDEDQKKCCFNHGQHDPMDAPPAALASTASTETPKPLDGSLEGVDCMDVMETLGYMDLIESNDFFDPSYILRSENPLEDFKQLEQMSREEHAMQENAHREHEQLISQTKNKETQVEKDPEDMATVFLEWLRTNKETVSAEDLRSVRIKKATIESAAKRLGGGKEAMKQLLKLVLEWVQSNHLKKSRSSKEESTYFPNQYQDPFQNPNPNANLNSNSTTPESNPCFTALSTWIPQRDYVPEPTAVLEAPSAYPPMVGYIGTGPYTDHGASNINDHSPYTATMMEYQMPGSSHPWPPSQLALASHYNSFPGNSFHPAPKACAGYGNQYPHQHYFSGHQDKRLLRFGSSATKEARKKRMARQRRFLSHHRHHHNNHNQQNQHPSQNKDQHARLGNDNCNTAAQANPGNWMYWPSVTANGGAASASPVMPVEVAMGHPADQTAAMQGQNFPGRVASDKRQGWKPEKNLRFLLQKVLKQSDVGNLGRIVLPKKEAETHLPELEARDGISIAMEDIGTSRVWNMRYSFRYWPNNKSRMYLLENTGDFVRANGLQEGDFIVIYSDVKCGKYMIRGVKVRQTGQKSESKRTGKSQKNQQATSIITTPPVVANGHGASSSRPHCIQETVN from the exons atgaacggTGAAGAAGTGCAAGATAAAGATCTGAATGCAGAGTTTAGAAATATTGATGCAAACTCTAGTGGGTTTGATGcgatggaggaagaagaagcattACTGGGTGTTGATGAGAGGCAGATCTGGCTTGCAAATGAACAATATAATCTGTTAGCTGATTTCCATGATGCTTCAATCCTATATACTGATCGTTTACCACCTCTCCCTCATGATTTCCCTTGCATGCCACCATCTTCATCGTCATCATCCATTCCAGCACCAGTCAAGGCTATCACCTGCTCGTCGTCGTCATCTTCGACCTCTTCGTCTTCTTACGCTGCTTCTTGGGTGCTTCTGAAATCCGATGCAGAGGAAGATGAGGATCAGAAGAAGTGTTGTTTCAACCACGGCCAGCATGATCCAATGGATGCACCCCCGGCAGCCTTAGCGTCCACCGCCTCGACCGAGACCCCTAAGCCGCTTGATGGCAGCCTTGAAGGTGTGGACTGTATGGATGTGATGGAGACTTTGGGGTACATGGATCTGATTGAAAGCAACGATTTTTTTGATCCGTCATATATCTTGCGAAGTGAGAATCCCCTGGAGGACTTCAAACAATTAGAGCAAATGTCCCGAGAGGAACATGCAATGCAAGAAAATGCTCATCGAGAACATGAACAGCTGATATCACAGACTAAAAACAAAGAGACCCAAGTGGAGAAGGATCCGGAAGACATGGCCACGGTGTTCTTGGAATGGCTTAGAACTAACAAAGAGACTGTCTCTGCTGAAGACCTGAGGAGTGTGAGGATCAAGAAGGCCACCATCGAAAGCGCGGCTAAGCGCTTGGGTGGAGGAAAAGAGGCCATGAAGCAGTTGTTAAAACTTGTACTTGAATGGGTTCAGAGTAACCATCTTAAGAAAAGTCGAAGCAGCAAAGAAGAATCCACTTATTTTCCCAACCAATACCAAGACCCTttccaaaaccctaaccctaacgctaatctaaattcaaattcCACGACTCCGGAATCAAACCCTTGTTTCACTGCCCTGTCAACATGGATCCCTCAACGGGATTATGTTCCGGAGCCGACCGCCGTACTGGAGGCTCCGTCGGCGTATCCTCCAATGGTTGGGTATATAGGTACTGGTCCTTATACAGATCATGGAGCTTCTAATATCAATGACCACAGTCCTTACACAGCTACAATGATGGAGTATCAAATGCCGGGCTCCTCACATCCATGGCCTCCATCACAGTTGGCTCTGGCATCTCATTACAACTCATTCCCAGGCAATAGTTTTCACCCGGCTCCAAAAGCTTGTGCAGGCTATGGAAATCAATACCCACATCAACATTATTTTAGTGGTCATCAAGACAAGAGGCTGTTGAGGTTTGGTTCTTCAGCTACTAAAGAAGCAAGGAAGAAGAGGATGGCAAGGCAAAGGCGGTTTCTATCACACCACAGGCACCATCACAATAATCATAACCAGCAAAATCAGCACCCAAGCCAGAATAAGGATCAGCATGCTAGGCTTGGGAATGACAATTGCAACACAGCAGCTCAAGCCAATCCAGGAAACTGGATGTACTGGCCCTCTGTAACCGCTAACGGTGGGGCTGCTTCAGCCTCGCCGGTGATGCCAGTGGAGGTTGCAATGGGACATCCAGCTGATCAGACGGCGGCCATGCAGGGGCAGAATTTTCCGGGGAGAGTTGCATCGGATAAACGACAG GGATGGAAACCGGAGAAGAACTTGAGGTTTCTACTCCAGAAGGTGCTGAAGCAGAGCGATGTTGGTAACCTTGGAAGAATTGTGTTGCCAAAG AAGGAAGCAGAGACACATCTTCCAGAGTTGGAGGCAAGAGATGGCATTTCTATTGCCATGGAAGACATAGGAACCTCCCGTGTATGGAACATGCGCTATAG TTTCAGGTATTGGCCAAATAATAAAAGCAGGATGTACCTGCTTGAAAACACAG GAGATTTTGTGAGGGCCAATGGACTCCAAGAAGGAGACTTCATAGTCATCTACTCGGACGTCAAGTGTGGCAAATAT ATGATACGAGGAGTCAAGGTACGGCAAACAGGACAAAAATCAGAGAGTAAAAGGACCGGAAAATCGCAGAAAAATCAGCAAGCAACTTCAATTATCACCACTCCTCCGGTTGTTGCTAATGGCCATGGGGCATCATCTTCCCGGCCCCACTGCATTCAAGAAACAGTAAATTAG
- the LOC118343709 gene encoding B3 domain-containing transcription factor ABI3-like isoform X3, producing the protein MNGEEVQDKDLNAEFRNIDANSSGFDAMEEEEALLGVDERQIWLANEQYNLLADFHDASILYTDRLPPLPHDFPCMPPSSSSSSIPAPVKAITCSSSSSSTSSSSYAASWVLLKSDAEEDEDQKKCCFNHGQHDPMDAPPAALASTASTETPKPLDGSLEGVDCMDVMETLGYMDLIESNDFFDPSYILRSENPLEDFKQLEQMSREEHAMQENAHREHEQLISQTKNKETQVEKDPEDMATVFLEWLRTNKETVSAEDLRSVRIKKATIESAAKRLGGGKEAMKQLLKLVLEWVQSNHLKKSRSSKEESTYFPNQYQDPFQNPNPNANLNSNSTTPESNPCFTALSTWIPQRDYVPEPTAVLEAPSAYPPMVGYIGTGPYTDHGASNINDHSPYTATMMEYQMPGSSHPWPPSQLALASHYNSFPGNSFHPAPKACAGYGNQYPHQHYFSGHQDKRLLRFGSSATKEARKKRMARQRRFLSHHRHHHNNHNQQNQHPSQNKDQHARLGNDNCNTAAQANPGNWMYWPSVTANGGAASASPVMPVEVAMGHPADQTAAMQGQNFPGRVASDKRQGWKPEKNLRFLLQKVLKQSDVGNLGRIVLPKGQ; encoded by the exons atgaacggTGAAGAAGTGCAAGATAAAGATCTGAATGCAGAGTTTAGAAATATTGATGCAAACTCTAGTGGGTTTGATGcgatggaggaagaagaagcattACTGGGTGTTGATGAGAGGCAGATCTGGCTTGCAAATGAACAATATAATCTGTTAGCTGATTTCCATGATGCTTCAATCCTATATACTGATCGTTTACCACCTCTCCCTCATGATTTCCCTTGCATGCCACCATCTTCATCGTCATCATCCATTCCAGCACCAGTCAAGGCTATCACCTGCTCGTCGTCGTCATCTTCGACCTCTTCGTCTTCTTACGCTGCTTCTTGGGTGCTTCTGAAATCCGATGCAGAGGAAGATGAGGATCAGAAGAAGTGTTGTTTCAACCACGGCCAGCATGATCCAATGGATGCACCCCCGGCAGCCTTAGCGTCCACCGCCTCGACCGAGACCCCTAAGCCGCTTGATGGCAGCCTTGAAGGTGTGGACTGTATGGATGTGATGGAGACTTTGGGGTACATGGATCTGATTGAAAGCAACGATTTTTTTGATCCGTCATATATCTTGCGAAGTGAGAATCCCCTGGAGGACTTCAAACAATTAGAGCAAATGTCCCGAGAGGAACATGCAATGCAAGAAAATGCTCATCGAGAACATGAACAGCTGATATCACAGACTAAAAACAAAGAGACCCAAGTGGAGAAGGATCCGGAAGACATGGCCACGGTGTTCTTGGAATGGCTTAGAACTAACAAAGAGACTGTCTCTGCTGAAGACCTGAGGAGTGTGAGGATCAAGAAGGCCACCATCGAAAGCGCGGCTAAGCGCTTGGGTGGAGGAAAAGAGGCCATGAAGCAGTTGTTAAAACTTGTACTTGAATGGGTTCAGAGTAACCATCTTAAGAAAAGTCGAAGCAGCAAAGAAGAATCCACTTATTTTCCCAACCAATACCAAGACCCTttccaaaaccctaaccctaacgctaatctaaattcaaattcCACGACTCCGGAATCAAACCCTTGTTTCACTGCCCTGTCAACATGGATCCCTCAACGGGATTATGTTCCGGAGCCGACCGCCGTACTGGAGGCTCCGTCGGCGTATCCTCCAATGGTTGGGTATATAGGTACTGGTCCTTATACAGATCATGGAGCTTCTAATATCAATGACCACAGTCCTTACACAGCTACAATGATGGAGTATCAAATGCCGGGCTCCTCACATCCATGGCCTCCATCACAGTTGGCTCTGGCATCTCATTACAACTCATTCCCAGGCAATAGTTTTCACCCGGCTCCAAAAGCTTGTGCAGGCTATGGAAATCAATACCCACATCAACATTATTTTAGTGGTCATCAAGACAAGAGGCTGTTGAGGTTTGGTTCTTCAGCTACTAAAGAAGCAAGGAAGAAGAGGATGGCAAGGCAAAGGCGGTTTCTATCACACCACAGGCACCATCACAATAATCATAACCAGCAAAATCAGCACCCAAGCCAGAATAAGGATCAGCATGCTAGGCTTGGGAATGACAATTGCAACACAGCAGCTCAAGCCAATCCAGGAAACTGGATGTACTGGCCCTCTGTAACCGCTAACGGTGGGGCTGCTTCAGCCTCGCCGGTGATGCCAGTGGAGGTTGCAATGGGACATCCAGCTGATCAGACGGCGGCCATGCAGGGGCAGAATTTTCCGGGGAGAGTTGCATCGGATAAACGACAG GGATGGAAACCGGAGAAGAACTTGAGGTTTCTACTCCAGAAGGTGCTGAAGCAGAGCGATGTTGGTAACCTTGGAAGAATTGTGTTGCCAAAG GGCCAATAA
- the LOC118343709 gene encoding B3 domain-containing transcription factor ABI3-like isoform X2 — MNGEEVQDKDLNAEFRNIDANSSGFDAMEEEEALLGVDERQIWLANEQYNLLADFHDASILYTDRLPPLPHDFPCMPPSSSSSSIPAPVKAITCSSSSSSTSSSSYAASWVLLKSDAEEDEDQKKCCFNHGQHDPMDAPPAALASTASTETPKPLDGSLEGVDCMDVMETLGYMDLIESNDFFDPSYILRSENPLEDFKQLEQMSREEHAMQENAHREHEQLISQTKNKETQVEKDPEDMATVFLEWLRTNKETVSAEDLRSVRIKKATIESAAKRLGGGKEAMKQLLKLVLEWVQSNHLKKSRSSKEESTYFPNQYQDPFQNPNPNANLNSNSTTPESNPCFTALSTWIPQRDYVPEPTAVLEAPSAYPPMVGYIGTGPYTDHGASNINDHSPYTATMMEYQMPGSSHPWPPSQLALASHYNSFPGNSFHPAPKACAGYGNQYPHQHYFSGHQDKRLLRFGSSATKEARKKRMARQRRFLSHHRHHHNNHNQQNQHPSQNKDQHARLGNDNCNTAAQANPGNWMYWPSVTANGGAASASPVMPVEVAMGHPADQTAAMQGQNFPGRVASDKRQGWKPEKNLRFLLQKVLKQSDVGNLGRIVLPKKEAETHLPELEARDGISIAMEDIGTSRVWNMRYRYWPNNKSRMYLLENTGDFVRANGLQEGDFIVIYSDVKCGKYMIRGVKVRQTGQKSESKRTGKSQKNQQATSIITTPPVVANGHGASSSRPHCIQETVN; from the exons atgaacggTGAAGAAGTGCAAGATAAAGATCTGAATGCAGAGTTTAGAAATATTGATGCAAACTCTAGTGGGTTTGATGcgatggaggaagaagaagcattACTGGGTGTTGATGAGAGGCAGATCTGGCTTGCAAATGAACAATATAATCTGTTAGCTGATTTCCATGATGCTTCAATCCTATATACTGATCGTTTACCACCTCTCCCTCATGATTTCCCTTGCATGCCACCATCTTCATCGTCATCATCCATTCCAGCACCAGTCAAGGCTATCACCTGCTCGTCGTCGTCATCTTCGACCTCTTCGTCTTCTTACGCTGCTTCTTGGGTGCTTCTGAAATCCGATGCAGAGGAAGATGAGGATCAGAAGAAGTGTTGTTTCAACCACGGCCAGCATGATCCAATGGATGCACCCCCGGCAGCCTTAGCGTCCACCGCCTCGACCGAGACCCCTAAGCCGCTTGATGGCAGCCTTGAAGGTGTGGACTGTATGGATGTGATGGAGACTTTGGGGTACATGGATCTGATTGAAAGCAACGATTTTTTTGATCCGTCATATATCTTGCGAAGTGAGAATCCCCTGGAGGACTTCAAACAATTAGAGCAAATGTCCCGAGAGGAACATGCAATGCAAGAAAATGCTCATCGAGAACATGAACAGCTGATATCACAGACTAAAAACAAAGAGACCCAAGTGGAGAAGGATCCGGAAGACATGGCCACGGTGTTCTTGGAATGGCTTAGAACTAACAAAGAGACTGTCTCTGCTGAAGACCTGAGGAGTGTGAGGATCAAGAAGGCCACCATCGAAAGCGCGGCTAAGCGCTTGGGTGGAGGAAAAGAGGCCATGAAGCAGTTGTTAAAACTTGTACTTGAATGGGTTCAGAGTAACCATCTTAAGAAAAGTCGAAGCAGCAAAGAAGAATCCACTTATTTTCCCAACCAATACCAAGACCCTttccaaaaccctaaccctaacgctaatctaaattcaaattcCACGACTCCGGAATCAAACCCTTGTTTCACTGCCCTGTCAACATGGATCCCTCAACGGGATTATGTTCCGGAGCCGACCGCCGTACTGGAGGCTCCGTCGGCGTATCCTCCAATGGTTGGGTATATAGGTACTGGTCCTTATACAGATCATGGAGCTTCTAATATCAATGACCACAGTCCTTACACAGCTACAATGATGGAGTATCAAATGCCGGGCTCCTCACATCCATGGCCTCCATCACAGTTGGCTCTGGCATCTCATTACAACTCATTCCCAGGCAATAGTTTTCACCCGGCTCCAAAAGCTTGTGCAGGCTATGGAAATCAATACCCACATCAACATTATTTTAGTGGTCATCAAGACAAGAGGCTGTTGAGGTTTGGTTCTTCAGCTACTAAAGAAGCAAGGAAGAAGAGGATGGCAAGGCAAAGGCGGTTTCTATCACACCACAGGCACCATCACAATAATCATAACCAGCAAAATCAGCACCCAAGCCAGAATAAGGATCAGCATGCTAGGCTTGGGAATGACAATTGCAACACAGCAGCTCAAGCCAATCCAGGAAACTGGATGTACTGGCCCTCTGTAACCGCTAACGGTGGGGCTGCTTCAGCCTCGCCGGTGATGCCAGTGGAGGTTGCAATGGGACATCCAGCTGATCAGACGGCGGCCATGCAGGGGCAGAATTTTCCGGGGAGAGTTGCATCGGATAAACGACAG GGATGGAAACCGGAGAAGAACTTGAGGTTTCTACTCCAGAAGGTGCTGAAGCAGAGCGATGTTGGTAACCTTGGAAGAATTGTGTTGCCAAAG AAGGAAGCAGAGACACATCTTCCAGAGTTGGAGGCAAGAGATGGCATTTCTATTGCCATGGAAGACATAGGAACCTCCCGTGTATGGAACATGCGCTATAG GTATTGGCCAAATAATAAAAGCAGGATGTACCTGCTTGAAAACACAG GAGATTTTGTGAGGGCCAATGGACTCCAAGAAGGAGACTTCATAGTCATCTACTCGGACGTCAAGTGTGGCAAATAT ATGATACGAGGAGTCAAGGTACGGCAAACAGGACAAAAATCAGAGAGTAAAAGGACCGGAAAATCGCAGAAAAATCAGCAAGCAACTTCAATTATCACCACTCCTCCGGTTGTTGCTAATGGCCATGGGGCATCATCTTCCCGGCCCCACTGCATTCAAGAAACAGTAAATTAG